The sequence below is a genomic window from Kitasatospora kifunensis.
CAGCAGGGCCAGTTGGACGCCGAAATACCGCTGCGGCTCGGCACCAGGCGCAGTGCGCTGGCCATGACGCAGTCCGGGATGGTCGCTCGCGAGGTCAGCCGACTGACCGGCCGCGAGGTCGAGTTGGTGGAGATCACCACCTACGGCGACACCTCGCGCGAGCACCTGGCGCAGATCGGCGGCACCGGGGTCTTCGTCTCCGCGCTGCGCGACGCGCTGCTCGCGGGCCGGATCGACTTCGCCGTCCACTCGCTCAAGGACCTGCCGACCGCCGCCCCCGAGGGCCTGGTGCTCGCCGCCGTGCCCGAGCGTGAGGACGTCCGCGACGCCCTTGTCGCCCGCGAGGGCCTGGGCCTCGAGGCGCTGATCGAGAAGTGCGCCGGGCGCGCCGCCCGGATCGGCACCGGATCCCCGCGTCGGATGGCCCAGTTGAACGCCTGGGCCGCCGCCCGGGGCGCGGCCCTTACGACGGTGGCGATCCGCGGCAACGTCGACACCCGGATCAACTTCGTGCACAACGGCGAGCTGGACGCGGTGGTGCTCGCCACCGCCGGCCTCAACCGGCTCGGCCGCTCGGCCGAGATCAGCGAGCACCTGGATCCC
It includes:
- the hemC gene encoding hydroxymethylbilane synthase → MNGQLSTQQGQLDAEIPLRLGTRRSALAMTQSGMVAREVSRLTGREVELVEITTYGDTSREHLAQIGGTGVFVSALRDALLAGRIDFAVHSLKDLPTAAPEGLVLAAVPEREDVRDALVAREGLGLEALIEKCAGRAARIGTGSPRRMAQLNAWAAARGAALTTVAIRGNVDTRINFVHNGELDAVVLATAGLNRLGRSAEISEHLDPELMLPAPGQGALAIECRADDPELAAALGALDHAPTRAAVVAERALLAALEAGCSAPVAALARVSEENELRLEGVVGTVDGATLLTMSTTGPLATDETAERQARALGHALAARLLDGGAAGLMGERV